A genomic window from Purpureocillium takamizusanense chromosome 2, complete sequence includes:
- the LDB19_1 gene encoding Endocytosis regulator (COG:S~EggNog:ENOG503NVE5), whose protein sequence is MPHRVTNFLRTSSGGIPHIKRKSTTATNNTTTTGSGSGSGTASNTTSGASSRNNSVSGSPYDSDSDDHQHNHNHHAVKMPEHLADALRKQHHRLSLPLPFGRSSSKERGSRSHTPPATRHHHHQQQPPVTLDWSIESPPVIYYGSADESSGAIFSGQLFLDVARDEGVDVESLSATLAIHTVHKRPYQGHCHDCQHRETRLETWDNLLAQPATLAPGRHPFPFSTLLAGHLPASIDTPVLSISYEFRAEAVLSSSSSNSNTKGTPRTLCFERTIPVKRSLAEPLYPHHSVRVFPPTNIKAGAHYNTVIHPTASNKLTLKLDGLVTHNDRVKTVDLWKLKKVTWRLEETIKTVAPACDRHAPSAPVVTLPNPDASHPSADDEDSESTTTTTRGTVRTETRVIGEKQLHEGWKSDYSGNDGTVDMEFDYCVNQYADKNHHTHHRGSGAPPRELKYACDLRNAADGTEVTHSLQIELIVSKEYAPEGKPHLAAQTGTGRILRMHFAVTMTDFPGMGVSWDNEAPPVYQDVPPSPPGYTPPASPPPPLEPPIEYEDLEELFAQRASVEPRSD, encoded by the coding sequence ATGCCCCACCGCGTCACCAACTTCCTGCGcacctcctcgggcggcatCCCCCATATCAAGCGCAagtccaccaccgccacgaacaacaccaccaccactggcAGCGGCTCCGGCAGCGGGACcgccagcaacaccaccagcggcgctTCGTCGCGCAACAACTCCGTCTCCGGCAGCCCCTACGActccgactcggacgaccACCAGcacaaccacaaccaccatgCCGTCAAGATGCccgagcacctcgccgacgccctccgcaagcagcaccaccgcctctCGCTGCCCCTGCCGTTCGGCCGCTCCTCCAGCAAGGAGCGCGGCAGCCGCTCCCACACGCCCCCCGCCAcccgtcaccatcaccaccaacagcagcccCCCGTGACGCTCGACTGGAGCATCGAGAGCCCGCCCGTCATCTACTACGGCTCCGCCGACGAAAGCTccggcgccatcttctccgGCCAGCTGTTCCTCGACGTggcccgcgacgagggcgtcgacgtcgagtccctctccgccaccctcgccatCCACACCGTCCACAAGCGCCCGTATCAAGGCCACTGCCACGACTGCCAGCATCGCGAGACGCGCCTCGAGACCTGGGACAACCTGCTGGCTCAGCCCGCGACCCTCGCCCCCGGCCGCCACCCATTTCCCTTTTCCAccctgctggccggccacCTGCCCGCATCCATCGACACGCCCGTCCTGTCCATTTCGTACGAATttcgcgccgaggccgtcctctcctcctcctcttccaaCTCAAACACCAAGGGCACGCCTCGCACCTTGTGCTTCGAGCGCACCATCCCCGTCAAGcgctccctcgccgagcCCCTCTATCCCCATCACTCGGTCCGCGTCTTCCCGCCCACCAacatcaaggccggcgcccacTACAACACCGTCATCCACCCCACCGCCAGCAACAAGCTGACCCtcaagctcgacggcctggtcACTCACAATGACCGCGTCAAGACGGTCGACCTGTGGAAGCTCAAGAAGGTGACGTGGCGCCTCGAGGAGACCATCAAGACCGTCGCCCCGGCCTGCGACCGCCACGCGCCCTCGGCTCCCGTCGTCACTCTGCCTAATCCTGATGCCTCTCACCcgtcggccgacgacgaggattcCGAatccacgacgacgaccacccGTGGTACCGTCCGCACAGAGACTCGCGTCATTGGCGAGAAGCAGCTGCACGAGGGTTGGAAGTCGGACTACTCTGGCAACGATGGCACCGTCGACATGGAGTTTGACTACTGCGTCAACCAGTACGCCGACAAGAACCACCACACCCACCAccgtggcagcggcgccccGCCGCGCGAGCTCAAGTACGCCTGCGACCTGCGTaacgcggccgacggcaccgaggTGACGCACTCGCTCCAGATTGAGCTCATCGTCTCCAAGGAGTACGCCCCCGAGGGCAAGCCGCACCTGGCCGCCCAGACGGGCACCGGTCGCATCCTGCGTATGCACTTTGCCGTCACCATGACCGACTTTCCCGGCATGGGCGTCAGCTGGGATAACGAGGCGCCCCCCGTCTACCAGGACGTGCCCCCCAGCCCCCCGGGCTACACTCCAccggcgtcaccgccgccgcccctggaGCCGCCTATTGAGTATGAGGACCTGGAGGAGCTGTTTGCGCAGCGGGCCAGCGTGGAGCCAAGGAGCGACTGA